In Phreatobacter aquaticus, a single genomic region encodes these proteins:
- a CDS encoding pyridoxal phosphate-dependent aminotransferase has product MALRTVPNFDRIGEENAFAVLARATALMRQGKDVINLGIGQPDFATPANITEAAIKAIRDGHHGYTPANGILPLREAVAADLDRRFKVSVSPEEVMIVPGGKVTMFMAILMFGEPGAEILYPDPGFPIYRSMIEYTGATPIPVPIREENGFAFSADELLSLITPATRLVIVNSPANPTGGVTPKAEIDKLVKGLEKWPDVAIMSDEIYDQMIYDGEEHVCLLSYPSIRDRTILLNGWSKTYAMTGWRLGYSIWPGKLYEYARKLAVNSFSCVNAPSQFAALEALTGPQDEVKRMVAEFDSRRKLVVDGLNKLPGVSCIVPKGAFYAFPNIKETKWKAKPLASALLEDAGVATIGGPDFGVFGEGYIRLSYANSAENILKALDRMKNFLERRNAP; this is encoded by the coding sequence ATGGCCCTTCGCACCGTCCCGAACTTCGACCGCATCGGCGAGGAAAACGCCTTCGCTGTGCTCGCCCGCGCCACGGCGCTGATGCGCCAGGGCAAGGACGTGATCAATCTCGGCATCGGCCAGCCGGATTTTGCCACCCCCGCCAACATCACGGAAGCCGCGATCAAGGCGATCCGCGACGGCCATCACGGCTACACGCCGGCGAATGGCATCCTGCCGCTGCGCGAGGCGGTGGCCGCCGATCTCGACCGCCGCTTCAAGGTCTCCGTCTCGCCGGAAGAGGTGATGATCGTGCCGGGCGGCAAGGTCACCATGTTCATGGCGATCCTGATGTTCGGCGAGCCGGGCGCGGAAATCCTCTATCCGGATCCGGGCTTCCCGATCTATCGCTCGATGATCGAATATACCGGCGCGACGCCCATTCCGGTGCCGATCCGCGAAGAGAACGGCTTTGCCTTCTCCGCCGACGAACTCCTGTCCCTGATCACACCGGCGACCCGCCTGGTCATCGTCAATTCGCCCGCCAACCCGACCGGCGGCGTGACGCCCAAGGCGGAGATCGACAAGCTGGTGAAGGGCCTGGAGAAATGGCCCGACGTCGCTATCATGTCGGACGAGATCTACGACCAGATGATCTATGACGGCGAGGAGCATGTCTGCCTCCTCTCCTATCCCTCGATCCGCGACCGGACGATCCTGCTCAACGGCTGGTCCAAGACCTATGCCATGACCGGCTGGCGGCTTGGCTATTCGATCTGGCCGGGCAAGCTCTACGAATATGCCCGCAAGCTCGCGGTGAACTCGTTCTCCTGCGTCAACGCGCCGTCGCAATTCGCAGCGCTGGAAGCCCTCACCGGCCCGCAGGACGAGGTGAAGCGCATGGTCGCCGAGTTCGATAGCCGCCGGAAGCTGGTGGTCGACGGGCTGAACAAGCTGCCGGGCGTCTCCTGCATCGTTCCGAAGGGCGCCTTCTACGCCTTCCCGAACATCAAGGAGACCAAGTGGAAGGCCAAGCCGCTGGCCTCCGCTCTTCTGGAAGATGCGGGCGTCGCGACGATCGGCGGACCGGATTTCGGCGTGTTCGGCGAGGGCTATATCCGGCTGAGCTACGCCAATTCGGCGGAGAACATCCTCAAGGCGCTCGACCGGATGAAGAACTTCCTGGAGCGGCGCAACGCGCCCTGA
- a CDS encoding pseudouridine synthase — protein MSKGPANLRLDRLLANLGYGSRREVQGLVDAGLVKLDGVVMQDADQRIAITPDLSSRMVVRGRPLDPPPGMALMLHKPLGVTCSHKEAGPLIYSLLPDRWRRRDPAISTVGRLDKETSGLILLTDDGALLHRIISPKSNVPKRYLATLDRPLKGDEAQIFASGTLMLEGEDKPLLPAELEVISPVSAHVTVHEGRYHQVRRMFAALGNHVTALHRDLVGGLDLPEDLEPGQYRLLGEADVKAIFGKG, from the coding sequence ATGAGCAAGGGACCCGCCAATCTCCGGCTCGACCGGCTCCTGGCCAATCTCGGCTATGGCTCGCGCCGCGAGGTGCAGGGTCTGGTCGATGCCGGCCTGGTCAAGCTCGACGGCGTGGTGATGCAGGATGCCGACCAGCGCATCGCCATCACGCCCGATCTCTCGTCCCGTATGGTGGTGCGTGGCCGCCCACTCGACCCGCCGCCGGGCATGGCGCTGATGCTGCACAAGCCGCTCGGCGTCACCTGTTCGCACAAGGAGGCCGGGCCGCTGATCTATTCGCTGCTGCCCGACCGCTGGCGCAGGCGCGACCCCGCGATCTCGACGGTTGGCCGGCTCGACAAGGAGACGTCAGGCCTGATCCTGCTGACTGATGACGGCGCGCTGCTGCACCGGATCATCTCGCCGAAAAGCAATGTGCCGAAGCGCTATCTGGCGACGCTGGACCGGCCGCTGAAGGGCGACGAAGCCCAGATTTTCGCATCGGGCACCCTGATGCTGGAGGGAGAGGACAAGCCGCTGCTCCCGGCCGAACTCGAGGTGATCTCGCCGGTGAGCGCCCATGTCACCGTGCATGAGGGCCGCTACCACCAGGTGCGGCGGATGTTTGCGGCTTTGGGCAATCACGTGACGGCGCTGCACCGGGATCTGGTGGGCGGGCTGGACCTGCCGGAGGATCTGGAGCCGGGTCAGTATCGCTTGCTGGGCGAGGCCGATGTGAAGGCGATCTTCGGCAAGGGGTGA
- a CDS encoding permease: MAPSNPPAKHRNFVDVSTLVVLALVLIGAGFVYRRDGLAGVWHILAEDSWLFVDILPKVLAGCLIGAFASALVRRELVARWVGADSGLVGLIIATAIGAFLPGGPFTIYPLAGAFLAIGAGVGPAVAFVTSWTLIGFNRAVIWELPFFGIDFVVVRALASLPLPILAGLGAHLLSRYVPGGPR; encoded by the coding sequence TTGGCGCCTTCCAATCCTCCCGCAAAGCACCGCAATTTCGTCGATGTCTCGACCCTGGTGGTTCTGGCGCTCGTGCTCATCGGCGCTGGCTTCGTCTATCGCCGCGACGGGCTTGCCGGCGTCTGGCATATCCTCGCCGAAGACAGCTGGCTGTTCGTCGACATCTTGCCGAAGGTGCTGGCCGGCTGCCTGATCGGCGCCTTTGCCTCGGCCCTCGTGCGGCGCGAACTGGTGGCGCGCTGGGTCGGGGCGGATTCCGGCCTTGTCGGCCTGATCATCGCGACCGCCATCGGCGCGTTCCTGCCGGGCGGTCCCTTCACCATCTATCCTCTGGCCGGCGCCTTCCTGGCGATCGGTGCCGGTGTCGGCCCGGCCGTCGCCTTCGTGACGAGCTGGACGCTGATCGGCTTCAACCGCGCGGTGATCTGGGAACTGCCGTTCTTCGGCATCGACTTCGTGGTGGTGCGGGCGCTGGCCTCACTGCCACTGCCGATCCTGGCGGGTCTCGGCGCGCATCTCCTCTCGCGCTATGTGCCGGGAGGTCCGCGATGA
- a CDS encoding GNAT family N-acetyltransferase, translating into MSAFAVGAAVDTTPALKPDHCVIEGRYGRLRPIDPARDIEGLYALSHGAEKDSQWAYLPLGPFADKAGFADEVRKIAAVTAERVFWAVADRQDRAVGWLSLMRIDPAHKTIEVGYILYTPALQRTPLATEAQYLIARHVFETLGYRRYEWKCNALNGPSKRAAERFGFSYEGLFRQHMIVKGHSRDTAWFSMLDSEWPQRKLAFTRWLDPSNFDADGRQKVSLGLMNRLIESEGPLAFRRATLADVPAILALKEAAYLPNEVLTGNASFPRMVDYAQSIKTEEIWLSEDADGLAACVVVEMADDPLIVSLAVHPRHQGKRYGDAILGLAERRLRDLGAPHVTLYTNFKLTQRIEWYARRGFQRTHVKEMEDRKVQYMRKD; encoded by the coding sequence GTGAGTGCATTCGCCGTCGGGGCCGCTGTCGATACGACGCCAGCCCTCAAGCCCGACCACTGCGTCATCGAAGGCCGCTATGGACGGCTCCGGCCGATCGATCCGGCGCGCGACATCGAGGGCCTCTATGCCCTGTCGCACGGGGCGGAGAAGGACAGCCAATGGGCCTATCTGCCGCTTGGGCCCTTTGCCGACAAGGCGGGGTTCGCGGACGAGGTCCGGAAGATCGCAGCGGTCACGGCGGAGCGGGTGTTCTGGGCGGTCGCCGACAGGCAAGACCGGGCCGTCGGCTGGCTGTCGCTGATGCGCATCGACCCGGCCCACAAGACGATCGAGGTTGGCTACATTCTCTACACGCCGGCCCTGCAGCGCACGCCGCTCGCGACCGAAGCGCAATATCTGATCGCCCGGCATGTGTTCGAGACGCTCGGTTACCGGCGCTACGAGTGGAAGTGCAACGCCCTCAACGGCCCGTCGAAACGCGCGGCCGAGCGCTTCGGCTTTTCCTATGAGGGGCTGTTCCGCCAGCACATGATCGTCAAGGGTCACAGCCGCGACACGGCCTGGTTCTCGATGCTCGACAGCGAATGGCCGCAGCGCAAGCTTGCCTTCACCCGCTGGCTCGATCCGTCGAATTTCGATGCCGATGGACGCCAGAAGGTCAGCCTCGGGCTGATGAACCGGCTGATCGAGAGCGAGGGGCCGCTCGCCTTCCGGCGGGCGACGCTGGCCGATGTGCCGGCGATCCTGGCGCTGAAGGAAGCGGCCTATCTGCCGAACGAGGTCCTGACCGGCAATGCATCGTTTCCGCGCATGGTGGACTATGCGCAATCGATCAAGACGGAAGAGATCTGGCTGTCGGAAGACGCCGATGGGCTCGCGGCCTGCGTCGTGGTCGAGATGGCGGATGATCCGCTGATCGTGTCGCTGGCGGTGCATCCCCGCCATCAGGGCAAGCGCTATGGTGATGCGATCCTGGGGCTCGCCGAGCGCCGGCTGCGCGATCTCGGCGCGCCCCATGTGACGCTCTACACCAACTTCAAGCTGACCCAGCGCATCGAGTGGTATGCGCGCCGGGGATTTCAGCGCACCCATGTGAAGGAGATGGAGGACCGGAAGGTCCAGTATATGCGGAAGGACTAA
- the zigA gene encoding zinc metallochaperone GTPase ZigA — MPSSSDARLPVTVLSGFLGAGKTTLLNHVLNNREGRRVAVIVNDMSEVNIDADLIRAGGADLSRTDEKLVEMTNGCICCTLRDDLLVEVRRLAESGKYDYLLIEGTGIAEPLPIAATFSFRSEEGEALEDIARLDTMVTVVDAINLIRDFGSQDFLADRGETAGEGDERTLVDLLTDQIEFADVVVLNKVSDVAPAQRLLVTQIIRALNPDARIVEADFGRVPLDLVLNTGLFDHEKAESHPLWAKELYGFKDHVPETEEYGISSFVYRAARPFDPVKFDAFLKRSWQGLVRAKGHFWLANRPNWCGELSIAGAVCRTSAMGFWWIAVPKARWPQSEEWREMLKRHWHPVYGDRRQELVFIGIGMDEAAMRAELDQCLLGRASATKFNPADYAGLADPFPAWTVASEAA, encoded by the coding sequence ATGCCCTCGTCGTCCGACGCTCGTCTTCCCGTTACCGTCCTCTCCGGCTTTCTCGGCGCCGGCAAGACGACCCTGCTCAACCATGTGCTGAACAACCGCGAGGGGCGGCGGGTGGCGGTCATCGTCAACGACATGTCCGAGGTGAACATCGATGCCGACCTGATCCGGGCCGGCGGCGCGGACCTGTCGCGCACCGACGAGAAGCTGGTCGAGATGACCAATGGCTGCATCTGCTGCACGCTGCGCGACGATCTCCTGGTGGAGGTGCGCCGCCTCGCCGAGAGCGGCAAGTACGATTATCTGCTGATCGAGGGCACCGGCATTGCCGAGCCGCTGCCGATCGCCGCCACCTTCTCGTTCCGCTCGGAGGAGGGCGAGGCGCTGGAGGACATCGCCCGGCTCGACACGATGGTGACGGTGGTCGATGCGATCAATCTGATCCGGGATTTCGGCAGCCAGGATTTTCTGGCCGACCGTGGCGAAACAGCGGGCGAGGGCGACGAACGCACGCTGGTCGATCTCCTCACCGACCAGATCGAGTTTGCCGACGTGGTGGTGCTCAACAAGGTCTCGGATGTCGCGCCTGCCCAGCGCCTGCTCGTGACGCAGATCATCCGGGCGCTCAATCCCGATGCGCGGATCGTCGAGGCGGATTTCGGCCGCGTGCCGCTGGATCTGGTGCTGAATACCGGCCTGTTCGACCACGAGAAGGCCGAAAGCCATCCGCTCTGGGCCAAGGAACTCTATGGCTTCAAGGACCATGTGCCGGAGACGGAGGAATATGGCATTTCCTCCTTCGTCTACCGGGCCGCCCGGCCGTTCGATCCGGTGAAATTCGACGCCTTCCTGAAGCGGAGCTGGCAAGGCCTCGTGCGCGCCAAGGGCCATTTCTGGCTGGCCAATCGTCCCAATTGGTGCGGGGAACTGTCGATTGCCGGCGCCGTGTGCCGCACCTCGGCCATGGGCTTCTGGTGGATCGCGGTGCCCAAGGCGCGCTGGCCGCAATCGGAGGAATGGCGCGAGATGCTGAAGCGCCACTGGCATCCGGTCTATGGCGACCGGCGGCAGGAGCTGGTGTTCATCGGCATCGGGATGGATGAGGCGGCCATGCGGGCGGAGCTCGACCAGTGCCTGCTCGGGCGCGCCTCGGCGACCAAGTTCAATCCGGCCGATTATGCGGGGCTCGCCGATCCTTTCCCGGCCTGGACCGTTGCGTCGGAAGCGGCCTGA
- a CDS encoding class I SAM-dependent methyltransferase, whose product MTKPAAPTFGLYGQPPAELVDVPAGALQYSPVIPGSDVLASAAAGSLSGMIVLAPPATIERRSVVAGALRAVKAGGELTILAPKDKGGSRLRKELEAFGCSVEEDARRHHRICTVARPAEVTGLDEAIAEGAPRLVEAIGLWSQPGVFSWDRIDPGSALLMEHLPQLAGRGADLGCGIGVLSRKILTSAPVASLAMVDVDRRALEAAKLNVVDSRATRIWADLRQPLPDLRGLDFVVMNPPFHDGGAEDKALGQMFVRRAAELLRRGGRCLLVANRHLPYESVLQPLFKTVTMRVETGAYKVYEAQI is encoded by the coding sequence ATGACAAAACCCGCCGCCCCGACCTTCGGCCTCTATGGCCAACCGCCTGCCGAACTCGTCGATGTCCCGGCAGGCGCCCTCCAGTACTCGCCCGTCATCCCCGGATCGGACGTGTTGGCGTCTGCCGCCGCGGGGTCGCTCTCCGGCATGATCGTGCTGGCGCCGCCCGCGACGATCGAACGGCGTTCGGTCGTTGCCGGCGCGCTGCGCGCGGTGAAGGCCGGCGGCGAGCTCACCATTCTGGCCCCCAAGGACAAGGGCGGCTCCCGCCTGCGCAAGGAACTGGAAGCCTTCGGCTGCAGCGTGGAGGAGGATGCCCGCAGGCATCACCGCATCTGCACGGTCGCGCGGCCGGCCGAAGTCACCGGACTTGACGAGGCGATCGCCGAGGGCGCCCCGCGGCTTGTCGAGGCGATCGGGCTCTGGTCGCAGCCGGGCGTGTTCTCCTGGGACCGGATCGACCCGGGCAGCGCGCTCCTGATGGAGCATCTGCCGCAGCTTGCCGGCCGGGGCGCTGATCTCGGCTGCGGCATCGGCGTGCTGTCGCGCAAGATCCTGACCTCGGCTCCGGTCGCCAGCCTCGCCATGGTCGATGTCGACCGCCGCGCGCTGGAGGCCGCCAAGCTCAATGTCGTGGACTCACGCGCCACCCGCATCTGGGCCGATCTTCGCCAGCCGCTGCCGGATCTGCGCGGCCTCGATTTCGTGGTGATGAACCCGCCCTTCCACGATGGCGGCGCCGAGGACAAGGCGCTGGGCCAGATGTTCGTGCGCCGCGCCGCCGAACTGCTGCGGCGAGGCGGGCGCTGCCTGCTCGTCGCCAACCGTCATCTGCCTTACGAAAGCGTGCTGCAGCCCCTGTTCAAGACCGTGACGATGCGGGTGGAGACGGGAGCCTACAAGGTCTACGAGGCGCAGATATGA
- a CDS encoding tellurite resistance TerB family protein, with product MTDISKILTAVLSGGTQSGGQGGLLGQLAGGAQSGQGGGIGAILNSLGGGQSGQGGSLIDQVKAAIAQAQGSRGGPSSVPSVQTGAAPIAPGQGGGFLEQITNALQSGSAQGGLGGLLGQAADVLRNQSGGFAGGAAAGTLAGLLLGTGAGRRIAGSAATLGGLAAISGLAYVALRNYTAGRPVVQGTINDVTSLFNGGQQPPAGFTQAAGSADATAEVLVRSMVAAAFADGVLSDDERHAIVGQLDGLGLGADERAYLDGLLNHPDDVSSIAALCQTDELKAQAYLAAHLAIHVDTAAEAQFLGNLAQALGLDSQLVAHLDQAAAEAKASAAA from the coding sequence ATGACCGATATTTCCAAGATTCTCACGGCCGTCCTGTCGGGCGGCACGCAGAGCGGCGGCCAGGGCGGCCTGCTTGGACAATTGGCCGGCGGTGCCCAGTCCGGACAGGGCGGTGGCATCGGCGCCATCCTGAACAGCCTTGGCGGCGGCCAGTCCGGCCAGGGCGGCAGCCTCATCGACCAGGTCAAGGCGGCGATCGCCCAAGCGCAGGGCAGCCGGGGCGGTCCGAGTTCCGTGCCGTCGGTTCAGACCGGTGCGGCACCCATCGCACCCGGGCAGGGCGGTGGCTTCCTGGAGCAGATCACCAATGCGCTGCAGAGCGGCTCGGCCCAGGGCGGGCTCGGCGGCCTGCTGGGCCAGGCGGCCGATGTGCTGCGCAACCAGAGCGGCGGCTTCGCCGGTGGCGCTGCGGCCGGCACGCTTGCCGGTCTGCTGCTCGGCACCGGTGCCGGGCGCCGCATCGCCGGTTCGGCGGCGACCCTTGGCGGGCTCGCCGCGATCAGCGGCCTCGCCTATGTCGCGCTGCGCAATTACACGGCGGGCAGGCCGGTGGTGCAGGGGACGATCAACGACGTGACCTCGCTGTTCAACGGCGGCCAGCAGCCGCCCGCGGGCTTCACCCAGGCCGCCGGTTCGGCCGATGCGACCGCCGAGGTTCTCGTGCGCTCGATGGTGGCGGCGGCCTTCGCTGACGGCGTTCTCAGCGATGACGAGCGTCACGCGATTGTCGGCCAACTCGACGGCCTCGGCCTTGGCGCCGACGAGCGTGCCTATCTCGACGGGCTCTTGAACCATCCCGACGATGTCAGCTCGATTGCCGCTCTCTGCCAGACCGACGAGCTGAAGGCGCAGGCCTATCTCGCCGCCCATCTCGCGATCCATGTCGACACCGCCGCCGAAGCCCAGTTCCTCGGCAATCTCGCCCAGGCGCTCGGGCTCGACAGCCAGCTGGTGGCCCATCTCGACCAGGCCGCCGCCGAAGCCAAGGCCTCGGCTGCCGCCTGA
- a CDS encoding serine hydrolase domain-containing protein, which produces MTSTAFTPATDAAGWETIAPEAAGFDAAGLKAAAEFSTASESPWPMSLYYPDGRYVGIVEWNETGPWSEIVGPVMPRGKPAGVLLKGGRIVAEWGETTRADMTFSIAKSYLAILAGLAIDDGLFKVDDRVGASVDGPFFESAHNAQITWRHLLQGSSEWQGTIFEKSDQVDHNRQLGAGADNSRKGHLRELKTPGTFYEYNDVRVNVLSYALMRRFGRALPEVLKERIMDPIGASQDWRWHGYRNSFVEMDGRQVQSVPGGGHWGGGLFISARDHARVGLLVARQGAWGGRQLISQGYIADMLTPSPTNGDYGYLWWLNIGQKRYRNAPATSAFALGAGTNLIWVNPEQDMVAALRWMNQTTFDAFFAHVQAAMR; this is translated from the coding sequence ATGACCAGCACCGCCTTCACGCCCGCAACCGATGCCGCCGGATGGGAAACGATCGCCCCGGAGGCCGCGGGCTTTGATGCCGCCGGCCTGAAGGCGGCCGCCGAGTTCTCCACCGCCAGCGAGAGCCCCTGGCCGATGAGCCTCTATTATCCCGACGGCCGCTATGTCGGCATTGTCGAGTGGAATGAGACCGGCCCCTGGAGCGAGATCGTCGGCCCGGTCATGCCGCGCGGCAAGCCGGCGGGCGTGCTCTTGAAGGGCGGCCGCATCGTCGCCGAATGGGGCGAGACGACGCGCGCCGACATGACCTTCTCGATCGCCAAGAGCTATCTGGCGATCCTCGCCGGCCTCGCCATCGACGACGGTCTGTTCAAGGTCGATGACCGGGTCGGCGCTTCCGTCGATGGCCCGTTCTTCGAAAGCGCACACAATGCCCAGATCACCTGGCGCCACCTGCTGCAGGGGTCCAGCGAATGGCAGGGCACGATCTTCGAGAAATCCGACCAGGTCGACCACAACCGACAGCTGGGCGCCGGCGCCGACAACAGCCGCAAGGGCCATCTGCGCGAGCTGAAGACGCCCGGCACCTTCTACGAATATAACGATGTGCGCGTGAATGTGCTCTCCTACGCGCTGATGCGCCGCTTTGGCCGCGCCCTGCCCGAGGTGCTGAAGGAGCGGATCATGGATCCGATCGGCGCCTCGCAGGATTGGCGCTGGCACGGCTACCGCAATTCCTTCGTCGAGATGGACGGCCGGCAGGTGCAGTCGGTTCCCGGCGGCGGCCATTGGGGCGGCGGCCTGTTCATCTCGGCGCGCGACCATGCCCGTGTCGGCCTGCTGGTCGCGCGGCAGGGCGCCTGGGGCGGCCGCCAGCTGATCTCGCAAGGCTACATCGCCGACATGCTCACGCCATCGCCGACCAATGGGGATTACGGCTATCTCTGGTGGTTGAACATCGGCCAGAAGCGCTATCGCAACGCCCCCGCCACCAGCGCCTTCGCGCTGGGTGCAGGCACCAATCTCATCTGGGTCAACCCGGAACAGGACATGGTCGCGGCCCTGCGCTGGATGAACCAGACGACGTTCGACGCCTTCTTCGCTCACGTGCAGGCGGCGATGCGCTGA
- a CDS encoding isocitrate lyase/PEP mutase family protein: MTDLDPAKVQATRATFRALHERGCFVIPNPWDIGTALMLKHLGFKALATTSSGLSFSRGLPDAEWAVPRDMALAHIAEIVRATDLPVNADFESGYAHDPETVAKNAHLCAETGVAGLSIEDNAGDPAKPLYDFDLAVERVKATVAALKGSGVMVTARCEAHLLGVPDARAIALKRLVAFAEAGADVLYAPGLKTKEQIAEVVQAVAPKPVNLIIAGPIGLSVADAAELGVRRISVGSAFARAAWGGFLKAAREVAGPGTFHSLGEAEPFAALNTFFRDHGAAS, translated from the coding sequence ATGACTGATCTCGATCCGGCCAAGGTCCAGGCGACCCGCGCAACATTCCGCGCCCTGCATGAGCGCGGCTGTTTCGTCATACCCAACCCCTGGGACATCGGCACCGCGCTGATGCTGAAGCATCTCGGCTTCAAGGCGCTGGCCACGACCTCGTCGGGCCTGTCCTTCTCGCGCGGGTTGCCGGACGCCGAATGGGCCGTGCCGCGGGATATGGCGCTGGCCCATATTGCCGAGATCGTCCGCGCCACCGACCTGCCGGTGAATGCCGATTTCGAATCCGGCTATGCCCATGACCCGGAGACGGTGGCGAAGAATGCTCATCTCTGCGCCGAGACCGGCGTTGCCGGCCTCTCCATCGAGGACAATGCCGGCGATCCCGCCAAGCCACTCTACGATTTCGATCTGGCGGTGGAGCGGGTGAAGGCAACGGTCGCCGCGCTCAAAGGCTCCGGCGTGATGGTGACGGCGCGCTGCGAAGCCCATCTCCTCGGCGTGCCGGATGCCCGCGCGATCGCGCTGAAGCGGCTCGTCGCCTTCGCGGAAGCGGGCGCCGACGTGCTCTATGCGCCGGGGCTGAAGACGAAAGAGCAGATCGCCGAAGTGGTGCAGGCGGTCGCGCCGAAACCGGTCAACCTGATCATTGCCGGGCCGATCGGGCTTTCGGTCGCCGATGCGGCGGAACTTGGCGTCCGGCGGATCAGTGTCGGCTCGGCCTTCGCGCGGGCTGCCTGGGGCGGGTTCCTGAAGGCCGCCCGCGAGGTCGCCGGTCCCGGCACGTTCCACAGCCTCGGCGAGGCCGAGCCCTTCGCCGCCCTCAACACCTTCTTCCGCGATCATGGAGCGGCATCGTGA
- a CDS encoding IlvD/Edd family dehydratase, which produces MARRKMKPQNLRSKQWFDNPDNPGMTAIYLERTVNWGLTVEELTCGKPIIGIAQTGSDISPCNRHHIELAQRVKDGIRDAGGIPLEFPVHQIQETLKRPTAALDRNLQYLSLVEILYGYPLDGCVLLTGCDKTMPAMVMGAATVNIPSIVLSGGPMLNGWWNGKRAGSGTVVWEARKLQADGTITYDEFIDVVTKSAPSIGHCNTMGTASTMNALAEALGMSLPSCAAIPAPYRERGQMAYATGRRIVDMVWEDLKPSDILTREAFENTIVANSAIGGSTNAPIHINAIAKHIGVKLDIDDWEKVGHEVPLLVNMQPAGAYLGEEYFRAGGLPAVMNQLLKAGKIHGNAITANGKTMAENVKDATISDEDVIRPYDKPLVKDAGFIVLKGNLFDSAIMKTSVISPDFRKRYLSNPKDKDAFEGRAIVFDGPEDYHHRIDDPSLKIDEHCVLFVRGVGPLGYPGSAEVVNMQPPSALLKAGIRDLPCIGDGRQSGTSGSPSILNASPEAGANGGLAVLKTGDRVRIDLNKRSANILISEEEFAARMAELKKNGGYKVPKSQTPWQEIQRSMVSQLSDGMVLKPAVKYQKIAQKRGIPRDNH; this is translated from the coding sequence ATGGCCCGCCGGAAGATGAAGCCGCAGAACCTGCGCTCGAAGCAGTGGTTCGACAATCCCGACAATCCCGGCATGACCGCGATCTATCTGGAGCGCACGGTCAACTGGGGCCTGACGGTGGAAGAGCTCACCTGCGGCAAGCCGATCATCGGCATCGCCCAGACCGGCTCGGACATCTCGCCGTGCAACCGCCATCACATCGAGCTCGCCCAGCGCGTGAAGGACGGCATCCGCGATGCCGGCGGCATTCCGCTGGAATTCCCGGTCCACCAGATCCAGGAAACGCTCAAGCGCCCGACCGCCGCGCTCGACCGCAACCTGCAATATCTCTCGCTGGTCGAGATCCTCTACGGCTATCCGCTGGATGGCTGCGTGCTGCTCACCGGCTGCGACAAGACCATGCCGGCCATGGTGATGGGCGCGGCCACTGTCAACATTCCCTCCATCGTGCTCTCCGGCGGCCCGATGCTGAACGGCTGGTGGAACGGCAAGCGTGCCGGCTCCGGCACGGTCGTGTGGGAGGCCCGCAAGCTGCAGGCCGACGGCACGATCACCTATGACGAGTTCATCGACGTGGTGACCAAGTCGGCGCCGTCGATCGGCCATTGCAACACGATGGGCACGGCTTCCACCATGAACGCGCTCGCCGAGGCGCTCGGCATGTCGCTGCCCTCCTGCGCCGCGATCCCAGCGCCCTATCGCGAGCGCGGCCAGATGGCCTATGCGACGGGCCGGCGGATCGTCGACATGGTGTGGGAGGATCTGAAACCCTCCGACATCCTCACCCGCGAAGCCTTCGAGAACACGATCGTCGCCAATTCCGCCATCGGCGGCTCAACCAATGCGCCGATCCACATCAACGCGATCGCCAAGCATATCGGCGTGAAGCTCGACATCGACGACTGGGAGAAGGTCGGCCACGAGGTGCCGCTCTTGGTCAACATGCAGCCGGCCGGCGCCTATCTCGGCGAGGAATATTTCCGCGCAGGTGGCCTGCCCGCCGTGATGAACCAACTGCTGAAGGCCGGCAAGATCCACGGCAATGCGATCACTGCCAATGGCAAGACCATGGCCGAGAACGTCAAGGATGCGACGATCTCGGACGAGGACGTGATCCGGCCCTATGACAAGCCGCTGGTGAAGGATGCCGGCTTCATTGTGCTGAAGGGCAACCTGTTCGATTCAGCCATCATGAAGACCAGCGTCATCTCGCCGGACTTCCGCAAACGCTACCTGTCGAACCCCAAGGACAAGGACGCCTTCGAGGGCCGCGCCATCGTGTTCGATGGGCCGGAGGACTATCACCACCGGATCGACGACCCCTCGCTGAAGATCGACGAACATTGCGTGCTGTTCGTGCGCGGCGTCGGCCCGCTCGGCTATCCGGGCTCGGCCGAGGTGGTCAACATGCAGCCGCCCTCGGCGCTGCTCAAGGCCGGCATCCGCGATCTGCCGTGCATCGGCGACGGCCGCCAGTCCGGCACGTCGGGCTCGCCGTCGATCCTCAATGCCTCGCCGGAAGCCGGCGCCAATGGCGGTCTGGCGGTTCTCAAGACCGGCGACCGCGTGCGCATCGACCTCAACAAGCGCTCTGCCAATATCCTCATCTCGGAGGAGGAATTTGCGGCGCGCATGGCCGAGCTGAAGAAGAACGGGGGCTACAAGGTGCCGAAGAGCCAGACGCCCTGGCAGGAGATCCAGCGCTCGATGGTGAGCCAGCTCTCCGACGGCATGGTGCTGAAGCCGGCGGTGAAATACCAGAAGATCGCGCAGAAGCGCGGGATTCCGCGGGACAATCACTGA